A single window of Uloborus diversus isolate 005 chromosome 5, Udiv.v.3.1, whole genome shotgun sequence DNA harbors:
- the LOC129221939 gene encoding serine/threonine-protein kinase PAK mbt-like isoform X2, which yields MFAKKKKKPIISAPTNFEHRVHTGYDRKEGKFVGLPPQWASLIQPQSNRPKPIIDPSQITPIEMMDIKSHTIVRGSYGGSCNTMHRNGPVSVTRSNSLRKESPPQIRRDYLSRLPPPVPEDEVHHNGPHPPPGGPPVYQGHYPYHGHQHMPHPHAPSRGHVHHPGYRNEARRDASPYGQERVPKGGGPPPFDSINDHSQPHVRDGEFDHEQNYHMEVPSKVPPAPPPHHNQPSHAGQHTNASNHRPPVSNGNLPVPPKYYNDNNSVNQQPYPQNNNNQFDRTNSSSNKPPRPQFPPNQPPKEPAVVPPEPKENKDIPKPDVQPSNKPTTGQNHLEQQRLSHEQFRAALQMVVSAGDPRENLENFIKIGEGSTGIVCIASEKSTGRQVAVKKMDLHKQQRRELLFNEVVIMRDYHHPNIVEMFDSFLVGDELWVVMEFLEGGALTDIVTHSRMDEEQIATVCKQCLKALAFLHSQGVIHRDIKSDSILLANDGRVKLSDFGFCAQVSNELPNRKSLVGTPYWMAPEVISRLPYGPEVDIWSMGIMVIEMVDGEPPFFNEPPLQAMRRIRDMPPPKLKNTHKVSPRLQGFLEKMLVRDPSQRATACELLQHPFLMQAGAPSLLVPLMRSFRHSPC from the exons atgtttgcaaaaaagaaaaagaagcccATTATATCTGCACCCACAAATTTTGAGCATCGTGTACACACTGGTTATGACAGGAAAGAAGGCAAGTTTGTTGGTCTGCCTCCTCAGTGGGCAAGCCTTATACAACCACAATCAAACCGTCCAAAGCCTATTATTGATCCGTCACAGATCACGCCCATAGAGATGATGGACATCAAATCACAT acTATTGTTCGGGGTAGCTATGGCGGTAGTTGCAATACAATGCATCGCAATGGTCCTGTATCTGTGACTCGGTCTAATTCCTTAAGAAAAGAAAGCCCACCGCAAATCAGACGAGACTATTTGAGTCGACTCCCACCACCTGTCCCTGAAGATGAGGTGCATCACAACGGTCCTCATCCCCCACCAGGTGGCCCTCCAGTTTACCAAGGACATTATCCTTACCACGGACACCAGCACATGCCTCATCCACATGCCCCAAGCAGGGGACATGTTCATCATCCGGGCTATAGGAATGAAGCAAGAAGGGATGCATCTCCGTATGGTCAAGAAAGAGTGCCAAAAGGTGGGGGACCTCCCCCGTTTGACTCTATTAACGATCATTCTCAGCCTCATGTCAGGGATGGTGAATTCGACCATGAGCAAAACTATCATATGGAA GTCCCTTCAAAAGTGCCTCCTGCCCCTCCTCCTCACCATAATCAACCAAGTCATGCTGGTCAGCACACAAATGCTTCCAATCATCGCCCGCCAGTTTCAAACGGCAATCTTCCTGTGCCTCCAAAATATTACAATGACAATAATTCTGTCAATCAACAACCTTATCCTCAGAACAATAACAATCAGTTTGATCGTACAAACTCATCATCTAACAAACCACCTCGTCCTCAGTTTCCTCCAAATCAGCCACCAAAAGAACCTGCTGTTGTTCCTCCAGAgccaaaagaaaataaa GATATTCCTAAACCAGATGTGCAACCATCCAATAAACCAACAACTGGTCAGAATCACTTAGAGCAGCAGAGGTTGTCTCATGAACAA TTTCGTGCCGCTTTACAAATGGTGGTTAGTGCTGGGGACCCTCGAGAGAACTtggaaaatttcatcaaaattgggGAAGGATCAACTGGTATCGTTTGCATTGCCTCTGAAAAATCTACAGGGAGACAAGTGGCAGTGAAGAAAATGGACTTGCATAAACAACAAAGAAGGGAACTACTTTTTAATGAG GTGGTCATCATGCGAGATTATCATCATCCAAACATTGTGGAAATGTTTGACAGCTTCTTAGTTGGTGATGAACTATGGGTCGTAATGGAATTCTTAGAAGGTGGTGCCTTAACAGATATTGTTACTCATTCTAGAATGGATGAAGAGCAGATTGCAACAGTTTGCAAGCAGTGTCTTAAAGCTTTGGCGTTTTTACATTCTCAAGGTGTTATTCATAGAGACATTAAAAGTGATTCTATTTTGCTTGCCAATGATGGGAGG gtcAAGTTGTCTGATTTTGGATTTTGTGCTCAAGTTTCAAATGAACTTCCTAATCGAAAGTCTCTCGTTGGTACCCCATATTGGATGGCTCCAGAAGTTATTTCTCGTCTTCCCTATGGTCCTGAA GTTGATATCTGGTCCATGGGAATTATGGTTATTGAAATGGTTGATGGAGAGCCGCCTTTCTTCAATGAGCCACCTCTTCAAGCTATGAGAAGGATAAGAGATATGCCCCCTCCAAAATTAAAGAACACACATAAG
- the LOC129221939 gene encoding serine/threonine-protein kinase PAK mbt-like isoform X1, translating to MLSDGGMPVCVSYHTMFAKKKKKPIISAPTNFEHRVHTGYDRKEGKFVGLPPQWASLIQPQSNRPKPIIDPSQITPIEMMDIKSHTIVRGSYGGSCNTMHRNGPVSVTRSNSLRKESPPQIRRDYLSRLPPPVPEDEVHHNGPHPPPGGPPVYQGHYPYHGHQHMPHPHAPSRGHVHHPGYRNEARRDASPYGQERVPKGGGPPPFDSINDHSQPHVRDGEFDHEQNYHMEVPSKVPPAPPPHHNQPSHAGQHTNASNHRPPVSNGNLPVPPKYYNDNNSVNQQPYPQNNNNQFDRTNSSSNKPPRPQFPPNQPPKEPAVVPPEPKENKDIPKPDVQPSNKPTTGQNHLEQQRLSHEQFRAALQMVVSAGDPRENLENFIKIGEGSTGIVCIASEKSTGRQVAVKKMDLHKQQRRELLFNEVVIMRDYHHPNIVEMFDSFLVGDELWVVMEFLEGGALTDIVTHSRMDEEQIATVCKQCLKALAFLHSQGVIHRDIKSDSILLANDGRVKLSDFGFCAQVSNELPNRKSLVGTPYWMAPEVISRLPYGPEVDIWSMGIMVIEMVDGEPPFFNEPPLQAMRRIRDMPPPKLKNTHKVSPRLQGFLEKMLVRDPSQRATACELLQHPFLMQAGAPSLLVPLMRSFRHSPC from the exons ataTCATACAatgtttgcaaaaaagaaaaagaagcccATTATATCTGCACCCACAAATTTTGAGCATCGTGTACACACTGGTTATGACAGGAAAGAAGGCAAGTTTGTTGGTCTGCCTCCTCAGTGGGCAAGCCTTATACAACCACAATCAAACCGTCCAAAGCCTATTATTGATCCGTCACAGATCACGCCCATAGAGATGATGGACATCAAATCACAT acTATTGTTCGGGGTAGCTATGGCGGTAGTTGCAATACAATGCATCGCAATGGTCCTGTATCTGTGACTCGGTCTAATTCCTTAAGAAAAGAAAGCCCACCGCAAATCAGACGAGACTATTTGAGTCGACTCCCACCACCTGTCCCTGAAGATGAGGTGCATCACAACGGTCCTCATCCCCCACCAGGTGGCCCTCCAGTTTACCAAGGACATTATCCTTACCACGGACACCAGCACATGCCTCATCCACATGCCCCAAGCAGGGGACATGTTCATCATCCGGGCTATAGGAATGAAGCAAGAAGGGATGCATCTCCGTATGGTCAAGAAAGAGTGCCAAAAGGTGGGGGACCTCCCCCGTTTGACTCTATTAACGATCATTCTCAGCCTCATGTCAGGGATGGTGAATTCGACCATGAGCAAAACTATCATATGGAA GTCCCTTCAAAAGTGCCTCCTGCCCCTCCTCCTCACCATAATCAACCAAGTCATGCTGGTCAGCACACAAATGCTTCCAATCATCGCCCGCCAGTTTCAAACGGCAATCTTCCTGTGCCTCCAAAATATTACAATGACAATAATTCTGTCAATCAACAACCTTATCCTCAGAACAATAACAATCAGTTTGATCGTACAAACTCATCATCTAACAAACCACCTCGTCCTCAGTTTCCTCCAAATCAGCCACCAAAAGAACCTGCTGTTGTTCCTCCAGAgccaaaagaaaataaa GATATTCCTAAACCAGATGTGCAACCATCCAATAAACCAACAACTGGTCAGAATCACTTAGAGCAGCAGAGGTTGTCTCATGAACAA TTTCGTGCCGCTTTACAAATGGTGGTTAGTGCTGGGGACCCTCGAGAGAACTtggaaaatttcatcaaaattgggGAAGGATCAACTGGTATCGTTTGCATTGCCTCTGAAAAATCTACAGGGAGACAAGTGGCAGTGAAGAAAATGGACTTGCATAAACAACAAAGAAGGGAACTACTTTTTAATGAG GTGGTCATCATGCGAGATTATCATCATCCAAACATTGTGGAAATGTTTGACAGCTTCTTAGTTGGTGATGAACTATGGGTCGTAATGGAATTCTTAGAAGGTGGTGCCTTAACAGATATTGTTACTCATTCTAGAATGGATGAAGAGCAGATTGCAACAGTTTGCAAGCAGTGTCTTAAAGCTTTGGCGTTTTTACATTCTCAAGGTGTTATTCATAGAGACATTAAAAGTGATTCTATTTTGCTTGCCAATGATGGGAGG gtcAAGTTGTCTGATTTTGGATTTTGTGCTCAAGTTTCAAATGAACTTCCTAATCGAAAGTCTCTCGTTGGTACCCCATATTGGATGGCTCCAGAAGTTATTTCTCGTCTTCCCTATGGTCCTGAA GTTGATATCTGGTCCATGGGAATTATGGTTATTGAAATGGTTGATGGAGAGCCGCCTTTCTTCAATGAGCCACCTCTTCAAGCTATGAGAAGGATAAGAGATATGCCCCCTCCAAAATTAAAGAACACACATAAG